In Prunus dulcis chromosome 1, ALMONDv2, whole genome shotgun sequence, the following are encoded in one genomic region:
- the LOC117620142 gene encoding disease resistance protein LAZ5-like: MTKGAELEARIIPDCPLTSCYGQVKKTGVSLVWDKFMNENMIDYHLCRYERRPSQNLVNDDDIIHVENDNHLRKSPDFSKFPNLEKLILKGCKELIKVHSYIGDLGRLSLVNLEGCNNLEDLPLNFYKSKSIETLILNGCSRFHNLADGLGDMVSLTILKADNTRIRRIPSSIVKLKKLRILSLSGCWLTEDAIPKDLGSLISLEDLLLEANIFRSLPRLAGLSKLKVLCVNACRELLAIPDLPTNLYVLKANGCPKLETISDFSKMSNMRELYLCDSFKLTEVPGLDKSLNSMTRIHMEGCTNLTADFRNNILQGWTSSGYGGIFFSGIYDIPEWFELDDDVYNMVFFEVPQRIMGRDLKGLTICFVYSKFSIPWNYQGHIGIIVRNLTKQTALRTRMALVGSVKTLTILEDSYLWQGQLSNDVLRLQGGDQVSILVRPDDVDFVRVKKTGVHLEWDKVMKENMDNPDPHLYDLETNPDFSGGS; encoded by the exons ATGACCAAGGGTGCTGAGCTTGAAGCCAGGATCATACCCGATTGTCCATTGACGAGCTGTTACGGCCAG GTGAAGAAAACAGGTGTTAGTCTGGTATGGGACAAATTTATGAACGAAAATATGATTGATTACCATCTTTGTCGATATGAACGACGCCCATCTCAAAATCTGGTCAATGATGATGACATCATTCATGTCGAAAATGATAATCACTTAAGAAAATCACCAGACTTTTCAAAATTCCCAAATCTCGAGAAGTTGATATTGAAAGGTTGTAAGGAGTTGATTAAGGTTCACTCATACATCGGGGATCTTGGAAGACTTTCTTTGGTAAATCTTGAAGGCTGCAACAATCTAGAGGATCTCCCactgaatttctataaatccAAGTCTATTGAAACTCTTATACTGAATGGTTGTTCAAGATTTCATAACTTGGCTGATGGCTTAGGGGACATGGTATCATTGACAATTTTGAAAGCAGATAACACGCGCATCAGACGAATTCCATCTTCCATAgtaaaattgaagaagttgaGAATTTTATCTCTATCTG GCTGCTGGTTAACTGAGGATGCAATCCCCAAGGACCTCGGTAGCCTAATTTCCTTAGAAGATCTGCTTCTTGAAGCCAATATTTTTCGTAGCCTGCCAAGGCTCGCTGGTCTTTCAAAGCTCAAGGTCTTGTGTGTAAATGCATGCAGAGAACTTCTTGCAATCCCAGATTTACCAACCAATTTGTATGTTCTGAAAGCAAATGGCTGCCCAAAATTGGAaacaatttcagatttttcaaaaatgtcGAATATGAGAGAATTGTATCTCTGTGATTCGTTCAAACTCACTGAGGTTCCAGGCTTGGATAAGTCATTAAACTCCATGACAAGGATTCATATGGAAGGCTGCACCAATCTGACTGCCGATTTTAGGAACAACATCCTACAG GGATGGACTTCTTCCGGATATGGTGGAATTTTTTTCAGTGGAATTTATGATATTCCTGAGTGGTTCGAGTTGGACGATGATGTGTACAATATGGTCTTCTTTGAAGTTCCTCAAAGAATCATGGGTCGTGATTTAAAAGGGTTGACTATATGCTTCGTTTACTCAAAATTCTCAATTCCTTGGAATTATCAAGGTCATATTGGCATTATCGTTAGAAATCTTACCAAACAAACTGCTTTGCGCACCCGGATGGCACTTGTTGGCTCAGTAAAAACTTTGACTATACTTGAAGACAGTTATCTTTGGCAGGGACAATTGTCAAATGATGTGCTACGTTTGCAAGGCGGGGACCAAGTCTCCATTCTTGTAAGGCCTGATGATGTTGATTTTGTGAGAGTGAAGAAGACAGGGGTTCATCTAGAATGGGACAAAGTCATGAAAGAAAATATGGATAATCCGGATCCTCATTTGTATGATTTGGAAACAAATCCGGATTTTTCAGGCGGGAGTTGA
- the LOC117636037 gene encoding CBS domain-containing protein CBSCBSPB3 isoform X3 encodes MTRNPIFVNSDSLALEALQKMVQGKFRHLPVVENGEVIALLDITKCLYDAISRMEKAAEQGSAIAAAVEGVERQWGANLSAPYAFLETLRERMFKPSLATIIGENTKVATVSPSDPVYVAAKRMREFRMNSAIIVTGNKIQGILTSKDILMRVVAQNLSPELTLVEKVMTPNPECATLETTILDALHIMHEGKFLHLPVLDRDGNVAACVDVLQITHAAISMVESSSGTANTMANTMMQKFWDSALALEPPDDCDTQSELSALMASDGTDGKFPYPSLGLGNSFVFKFEDLRGRMHRINCGMENLDELLSAVMQRIGAANDHDRPHILFEDDEGDRVLLATDDDLVSAVSHARGVGLKVLRLHLDFTDSGHRTISQSGTTMAQKKGWTSLHTGVLASAAALTSIGVLVYLKRTNL; translated from the exons ATGACGCGGAATCCTATTTTTGTTAATTCTGATTCATTAGCCCTTGAAGCTCTCCAGAAGATGGTCCAAG GTAAATTCAGGCACCTCCCTGTTGTAGAGAATGGTGAAGTTATTGCCTTGTTAGATATCACCAAATGTCTCTATGATGCTATATCAAGAATGGAGAAGGCAGCGGAGCAGGGGAGTGCCATTGCTGCTGCAGTTGAAGGAGTGGAGCGCCAGTGGGGAGCCAATTTATCTG CTCCATATGCTTTTCTGGAAACTCTGAGGGAGCGAATGTTCAAGCCTTCCCTAGCAACCATCATTGGTGAAAATACGAA GGTTGCAACTGTTTCCCCATCAGATCCTGTCTATGTTGCAGCAAAAAGGATGCGGGAGTTTCGGATGAATTCAGCTATAATTGTTACAGGGAACAAGATTCAGGGGATACTAAC TTCAAAGGATATCCTTATGCGAGTTGTGGCACAAAATCTCTCTCCTGAGTTGACTCTGGTGGAAAAG GTAATGACCCCAAACCCTGAGTGTGCCACGCTAGAGACAACAATCCTTGATGCACTGCATATAATGCATGAAGGGAAGTTCTTACATCTTCCTGTCTTAGACAGAG ATGGAAATGTTGCTGCTTGTGTGGATGTTCTGCAGATAACTCATGCAGCTATTTCTATG GTTGAAAGTAGCTCAGGAACTGCTAACACTATGGCAAACACAATGATGCAAAAATTCTGGGATTCAGCACTTGCTTTGGAGCCACCTGATGATTGTGATACTCAAAG TGAATTGTCTGCACTAATGGCTTCTGATGGGACAGATGGAAAGTTCCCTTATCCTTCTCTTGGTCTTGGAAATTCATTTGTGTTCAAGTTTGAAGATCTCAGGGGTCGAATGCATCGGATCAATTGTG GCATGGAAAATTTAGATGAGCTGTTATCTGCTGTCATGCAAAGGATTGGTGCTGCTAATGATCATGATCGTCCTCATATATTG tttgaagatgatgaaggtGATAGAGTTCTACTTGCAACTGATGATGATCTTGTTAGTGCCGTCAGCCATGCACGAGGAGTGGGACTGAAG gtTCTAAGGTTGCATCTGGATTTCACTGATTCTGGCCACAGAACCATATCGCAGTCAGGTACAACAATGGCCCAGAAAAAGGGATGGACGTCTCTCCATACTGGAGTTTTGGCAAGTGCTGCTGCTTTAACCAGCATTGGGGTGTTGGTCTACTTAAAGCGCACTAACCTGTAA
- the LOC117636037 gene encoding CBS domain-containing protein CBSCBSPB3 isoform X2: protein MSNQVGVRRTSLSQKRGPSAAIKKSVPPENGTSNGTTSKPSSPPHPLSSGGGERTVKKLRLSKALTIPEGTTVSDACRRMAARRVDAVLLTDANALLSGIVTDKDISARVIAEGLRPEQTIVSKIMTRNPIFVNSDSLALEALQKMVQGKFRHLPVVENGEVIALLDITKCLYDAISRMEKAAEQGSAIAAAVEGVERQWGANLSAPYAFLETLRERMFKPSLATIIGENTKVATVSPSDPVYVAAKRMREFRMNSAIIVTGNKIQGILTSKDILMRVVAQNLSPELTLVEKVMTPNPECATLETTILDALHIMHEGKFLHLPVLDRDGNVAACVDVLQITHAAISMVESSSGTANTMANTMMQKFWDSALALEPPDDCDTQSELSALMASDGTDGKFPYPSLGLGNSFVFKFEDLRGRMHRINCGMENLDELLSAVMQRIGAANDHDRPHIL, encoded by the exons ATGAGCAACCAAGTAGGTGTCCGGAGGACCAGTCTGAGCCAGAAACGCGGTCCCTCCGCTGCGATTAAGAAATCGGTCCCTCCCGAAAATGGAACCTCCAATGGCACCACCAGCAAACCCTCGTCTCCTCCTCACCCCCTTTC gTCTGGTGGTGGGGAAAGGACGGTGAAGAAGCTAAGGTTGTCAAAAGCCCTAACTATTCCGGAGGGGACTACAGTATCCGATGCATGTCGGAGGATGGCGGCTCGCCGTGTGGATGCTGTGCTCTTAACAGATGCAAATGCGTTGCTTTCAGGAATTGTGACAGACAAG GACATTTCGGCTAGAGTCATTGCGGAGGGGTTGAGACCGGAGCAAACAATTGTATCAAAAATCATGACGCGGAATCCTATTTTTGTTAATTCTGATTCATTAGCCCTTGAAGCTCTCCAGAAGATGGTCCAAG GTAAATTCAGGCACCTCCCTGTTGTAGAGAATGGTGAAGTTATTGCCTTGTTAGATATCACCAAATGTCTCTATGATGCTATATCAAGAATGGAGAAGGCAGCGGAGCAGGGGAGTGCCATTGCTGCTGCAGTTGAAGGAGTGGAGCGCCAGTGGGGAGCCAATTTATCTG CTCCATATGCTTTTCTGGAAACTCTGAGGGAGCGAATGTTCAAGCCTTCCCTAGCAACCATCATTGGTGAAAATACGAA GGTTGCAACTGTTTCCCCATCAGATCCTGTCTATGTTGCAGCAAAAAGGATGCGGGAGTTTCGGATGAATTCAGCTATAATTGTTACAGGGAACAAGATTCAGGGGATACTAAC TTCAAAGGATATCCTTATGCGAGTTGTGGCACAAAATCTCTCTCCTGAGTTGACTCTGGTGGAAAAG GTAATGACCCCAAACCCTGAGTGTGCCACGCTAGAGACAACAATCCTTGATGCACTGCATATAATGCATGAAGGGAAGTTCTTACATCTTCCTGTCTTAGACAGAG ATGGAAATGTTGCTGCTTGTGTGGATGTTCTGCAGATAACTCATGCAGCTATTTCTATG GTTGAAAGTAGCTCAGGAACTGCTAACACTATGGCAAACACAATGATGCAAAAATTCTGGGATTCAGCACTTGCTTTGGAGCCACCTGATGATTGTGATACTCAAAG TGAATTGTCTGCACTAATGGCTTCTGATGGGACAGATGGAAAGTTCCCTTATCCTTCTCTTGGTCTTGGAAATTCATTTGTGTTCAAGTTTGAAGATCTCAGGGGTCGAATGCATCGGATCAATTGTG GCATGGAAAATTTAGATGAGCTGTTATCTGCTGTCATGCAAAGGATTGGTGCTGCTAATGATCATGATCGTCCTCATATATTG TAA
- the LOC117636037 gene encoding CBS domain-containing protein CBSCBSPB3 isoform X1 has protein sequence MSNQVGVRRTSLSQKRGPSAAIKKSVPPENGTSNGTTSKPSSPPHPLSSGGGERTVKKLRLSKALTIPEGTTVSDACRRMAARRVDAVLLTDANALLSGIVTDKDISARVIAEGLRPEQTIVSKIMTRNPIFVNSDSLALEALQKMVQGKFRHLPVVENGEVIALLDITKCLYDAISRMEKAAEQGSAIAAAVEGVERQWGANLSAPYAFLETLRERMFKPSLATIIGENTKVATVSPSDPVYVAAKRMREFRMNSAIIVTGNKIQGILTSKDILMRVVAQNLSPELTLVEKVMTPNPECATLETTILDALHIMHEGKFLHLPVLDRDGNVAACVDVLQITHAAISMVESSSGTANTMANTMMQKFWDSALALEPPDDCDTQSELSALMASDGTDGKFPYPSLGLGNSFVFKFEDLRGRMHRINCGMENLDELLSAVMQRIGAANDHDRPHILFEDDEGDRVLLATDDDLVSAVSHARGVGLKVLRLHLDFTDSGHRTISQSGTTMAQKKGWTSLHTGVLASAAALTSIGVLVYLKRTNL, from the exons ATGAGCAACCAAGTAGGTGTCCGGAGGACCAGTCTGAGCCAGAAACGCGGTCCCTCCGCTGCGATTAAGAAATCGGTCCCTCCCGAAAATGGAACCTCCAATGGCACCACCAGCAAACCCTCGTCTCCTCCTCACCCCCTTTC gTCTGGTGGTGGGGAAAGGACGGTGAAGAAGCTAAGGTTGTCAAAAGCCCTAACTATTCCGGAGGGGACTACAGTATCCGATGCATGTCGGAGGATGGCGGCTCGCCGTGTGGATGCTGTGCTCTTAACAGATGCAAATGCGTTGCTTTCAGGAATTGTGACAGACAAG GACATTTCGGCTAGAGTCATTGCGGAGGGGTTGAGACCGGAGCAAACAATTGTATCAAAAATCATGACGCGGAATCCTATTTTTGTTAATTCTGATTCATTAGCCCTTGAAGCTCTCCAGAAGATGGTCCAAG GTAAATTCAGGCACCTCCCTGTTGTAGAGAATGGTGAAGTTATTGCCTTGTTAGATATCACCAAATGTCTCTATGATGCTATATCAAGAATGGAGAAGGCAGCGGAGCAGGGGAGTGCCATTGCTGCTGCAGTTGAAGGAGTGGAGCGCCAGTGGGGAGCCAATTTATCTG CTCCATATGCTTTTCTGGAAACTCTGAGGGAGCGAATGTTCAAGCCTTCCCTAGCAACCATCATTGGTGAAAATACGAA GGTTGCAACTGTTTCCCCATCAGATCCTGTCTATGTTGCAGCAAAAAGGATGCGGGAGTTTCGGATGAATTCAGCTATAATTGTTACAGGGAACAAGATTCAGGGGATACTAAC TTCAAAGGATATCCTTATGCGAGTTGTGGCACAAAATCTCTCTCCTGAGTTGACTCTGGTGGAAAAG GTAATGACCCCAAACCCTGAGTGTGCCACGCTAGAGACAACAATCCTTGATGCACTGCATATAATGCATGAAGGGAAGTTCTTACATCTTCCTGTCTTAGACAGAG ATGGAAATGTTGCTGCTTGTGTGGATGTTCTGCAGATAACTCATGCAGCTATTTCTATG GTTGAAAGTAGCTCAGGAACTGCTAACACTATGGCAAACACAATGATGCAAAAATTCTGGGATTCAGCACTTGCTTTGGAGCCACCTGATGATTGTGATACTCAAAG TGAATTGTCTGCACTAATGGCTTCTGATGGGACAGATGGAAAGTTCCCTTATCCTTCTCTTGGTCTTGGAAATTCATTTGTGTTCAAGTTTGAAGATCTCAGGGGTCGAATGCATCGGATCAATTGTG GCATGGAAAATTTAGATGAGCTGTTATCTGCTGTCATGCAAAGGATTGGTGCTGCTAATGATCATGATCGTCCTCATATATTG tttgaagatgatgaaggtGATAGAGTTCTACTTGCAACTGATGATGATCTTGTTAGTGCCGTCAGCCATGCACGAGGAGTGGGACTGAAG gtTCTAAGGTTGCATCTGGATTTCACTGATTCTGGCCACAGAACCATATCGCAGTCAGGTACAACAATGGCCCAGAAAAAGGGATGGACGTCTCTCCATACTGGAGTTTTGGCAAGTGCTGCTGCTTTAACCAGCATTGGGGTGTTGGTCTACTTAAAGCGCACTAACCTGTAA
- the LOC117636017 gene encoding disease resistance protein RPV1-like — MGTRTAHRASFSSSSFSSSKQHWMYDVFLSFRGEDTRNSFTGHLYMALREAGINAFFNDNELSRGEYITPKLVTAIQGSRISVIVFSRRYAESSRCLDELVNIMECRRTRGQTVMPIFYDIDPSDVREQRGSFAQAFEKHEENLLLGRDNKVVRWRAALREAANLSGWDLRNTADGYEAKFIREIIEGISRWLLMNETISVVDYAVGLNSRVQDLSNYLDVGSDDVRIVGILGMGGIGKTTLARAIYNQFYPSFEGKSLLLNVRETAKKPNGLKHMQEQILFDILKPTKIGRVDINVLKTRLRCRRVLIIIDDVDHRDQLNALATNRDSFGRGSRIIITTRDKHLLELFQVDKIYHAQEMNEEEALELFSWHAFKNNRPNAGYSKLSKRVVAYCGGLPLALEVLGSFLFRRSTREWKSTLDKLRKIPAGDIQKQLKISFDGLSDDKERDIFLDISCFFIGMNRNYVTQILDGCGFFPEIGLSVLIERCLITVSEENKLMMHDLLRDMGREIVYEESLNDPRNCSRLWHSEDVTDVLKTESGTEEIQGVTLNLLRSEKATFSTHAFTNMKKLRLLKLNSVELTGEYKYLSRKLRWLCWHGFPLKIIPNDFDQQNLVAMDLRYSNLRCVWKDSEQLLEKLKILNLSHSYHLLESPNFSKLPNLETLILKGCKSLSKVHQSIGHLERLASVNFKDCRVLKDLPRSFYESKSIETLILIGCWEFENLAEDLGDMVSLTTILADNTAIRKIPSSIVRLKNLKYLSLCSLRWRSPSNCLPCPFWSLQLPRPYQKSNNLFPPSLRGLYSLRELHLRSCYLFHDAPIDLESLKSLEELDLGCNSFHSPPYFSGLSKLEFLALDNCNLTDEEIDSMNLGSLPSLLYLNLEGNSFCFLPDLSSLSKLDCLMLNDCTNLHEMPKLPISLTQMEANDCTALQTMPDFSKMTNMDTLHLSHSHKLIEFPGLDTALDSMRLIRMEGCTDISSTVKKNLLQGWNSSGGGGLYLPGNDIPEWFTYVSEGDQVSFEVPQVSGCNLKALTVCTVYKCLQEDKSKLYISIFVTNHSNCTSFLVQPTYPYTTISHDVIWQGHLSNKDFNLEGGDFIEVCVAFGSGHTVKKIGVSLLWDKFIYDTDSFIACKSVPYAYFLRDDEDEDKEYDEDDNDDDDDDDEEEEEEEEEDNDDDDDEDDDEDGDDDHEPEIKFSGLYDDEAGPSLHSSDLNIEMRRMNMEES; from the exons ATGGGCACCAGGACAGCTCATAGAGCCTCCTTTTCATCCtcatccttctcctcctcaAAACAACATTGGATGTACGACGTGTTCTTGAGCTTCAGAGGTGAAGACACACGCAACAGCTTCACAGGACACCTCTACATGGCGCTAAGAGAGGCTGGGATCAATGCCTTTTTCAACGACAATGAATTAAGTAGAGGGGAATATATAACGCCCAAACTTGTGACGGCAATCCAAGGGTCTAGAATATCTGTCATCGTCTTCTCAAGGAGGTATGCCGAGTCGAGTCGGTGCCTTGATGAACTGGTCAACATCATGGAGTGCAGAAGAACACGAGGGCAAACGGTTATGCCAATATTCTACGATATTGATCCATCGGATGTAAGAGAACAGAGGGGCAGTTTTGCTCAAGCATTTGAGAAACATGAAGAGAACTTGTTGTTAGGTAGAGATAATAAGGTGGTGAGGTGGAGAGCTGCTCTTCGTGAAGCTGCAAATTTGTCTGGCTGGGATCTCAGGAACACTGCAGATGG GTATGAAGCGAAGTTTATTAGAGAAATTATTGAAGGGATTAGTAGATGGCTGCTGATGAACGAGACAATCTCGGTAGTTGATTACGCTGTTGGACTAAATTCTCGGGTGCAAGATCTGAGTAACTATTTAGATGTTGGATCAGATGATGTTCGCATAGTTGGAATTTTGGGGATGGGTGGAATAGGCAAAACAACACTTGCCCGAGCCATTTATAACCAATTTTATCCCAGCTTTGAAGGTAAAAGCTTGCTTTTAAATGTGAGGGAAACTGCAAAGAAACCAAATGGACTGAAGCATATGCAAGAACAAATTCTTTTTGACATCTTGAAACCAACCAAGATAGGGAGAGTTGATATCAATGTTTTAAAAACAAGACTTAGATGTCGAAGGGTACTTATCATAATCGATGATGTAGATCACAGGGACCAACTAAATGCATTGGCTACAAATCGAGACTCGTTTGGCCGGGGAAGTAGAATTATTATAACGACAAGAGACAAACATTTGCTAGAGCTATTTCAAGTGGATAAAATATATCATGCTCAAGAaatgaatgaagaagaagctcTTGAGCTTTTTAGCTGGCATGCCTTCAAAAACAATCGTCCTAATGCAGGATATTCTAAACTCTCAAAACGTGTTGTTGCGTATTGTGGAGGTTTGCCACTTGCTCTTGAAGTTTTAGGTTCTTTTCTATTTAGAAGAAGCACTAGAGAGTGGAAAAGCACATTGGATAAACTGAGAAAAATTCCTGCTGGAGATATTCAGAAACAACTCAAAATAAGCTTTGATGGGCTTAGTGATGATAAAGAGAGGGACATATTCCTTGATATATCTTGTTTCTTTATTGGAATGAACAGGAACTATGTCACACAAATATTAGATGGTTGTGGGTTTTTCCCAGAAATAGGACTTAGTGTCCTTATTGAACGGTGCCTTATAACTGTTAGTGAAGAAAACAAGTTGATGATGCATGATTTGCTTCGAGACATGGGCAGAGAAATTGTCTATGAAGAATCCCTTAATGATCCAAGAAATTGTAGTAGATTGTGGCATTCTGAAGATGTGACAGACGTACTGAAAACCGAATCT GGAACTGAAGAAATTCAAGGAGTCACTCTAAACTTGCTAAGATCTGAGAAGGCTACTTTCAGTACACATGCatttacaaatatgaagaaaTTGAGATTGCTCAAACTCAACTCTGTAGAGCTCACAGGAGAATACAAATATCTTTCCAGAAAGTTGAGATGGCTCTGCTGGCACGGATTCCCTCTAAAGATCATACCAAACGACTTTGATCAACAAAACCTAGTTGCCATGGATCTGCGGTACAGCAACCTCAGATGTGTTTGGAAGGATTCCGAG CAATTGCTAGAGAAGTTGAAGATTCTTAACCTCAGTCATTCTTATCATCTACTGGAATCACCGAATTTTTCTAAACTCCCAAATCTTGAGACTTTGATACTCAAAGGATGTAAGAGTTTGTCTAAGGTTCACCAGTCTATTGGACATCTCGAAAGACTTGCTTCGGTGAATTTTAAAGACTGCAGAGTGCTTAAGGATCTCCCTAGGAGTTTTTATGAATCAAAATCTATTGAAACTCTTATTCTTATTGGTTGTTGGGAATTTGAAAACTTGGCTGAGGACTTAGGGGACATGGTATCATTGACAACCATTCTTGCAGATAATACAGCCATAAGAAAAATACCATCTTCCATAGTACGATTGAAGAACCTGAAATATTTATCTCTTTGTAGCCTGAGATGGCGGTCACCATCTAACTGTTTACCCTGTCCCTTCTGGTCGTTGCAATTACCCAGACCGTATCAAAAATCCAATAATCTATTTCCTCCTTCTTTACGGGGCTTATACTCTTTGAGAGAATTACATCTTAGAAGCTGCTATTTATTTCATGATGCTCCTATTGATCTTGAGAGCCTAAAATCTTTGGAAGAATTAGATCTGGGATGCAATAGTTTTCATAGCCCTCCATATTTCAGTGGCCTTTCCAAACTTGAATTTCTAGCATTAGATAATTGCAATTTAACTGATGAGGAAATTGATTCTATGAATCTTGGGAGTCTACCTTCTTTACTATATTTGAACCTAGAAGGAAACAGCTTTTGTTTCCTTCCCGACCTCAGCAGCCTTTCCAAGCTTGATTGTCTGATGTTGAATGATTGCACAAACCTTCATGAAATGCCAAAATTACCAATAAGTTTGACGCAGATGGAAGCAAATGACTGCACTGCATTGCAAACAATGccagatttttcaaaaatgacaaatatgGACACGTTGCATCTAAGTCATTCGCACAAACTTATCGAGTTTCCAGGCTTGGATACCGCATTAGACTCTATGAGATTGATTCGGATGGAAGGCTGCACCGATATTAGTTCTACTGTTAAGAAGAACCTCTTGCAG GGATGGAATTCGAGCGGAGGTGGTGGCCTTTATCTCCCTGGAAATGATATTCCGGAGTGGTTCACTTATGTCAGTGAGGGTGATCAAGTCTCTTTTGAAGTGCCTCAAGTTTCTGGTTGTAACTTAAAAGCGTTGACTGTGTGCACCGTTTATAAGTGTTTACAGGAGGACAAATCTAAATTATATATCTCCATTTTTGTTACAAATCATAGCAACTGCACTAGTTTTCTAGTCCAGCCTACTTATCCCTACACAACAATTTCCCATGACGTTATTTGGCAGGGGCATTTGTCAAACAAGGATTTCAATTTGGAAGGCGGAGACTTCATTGAGGTTTGTGTCGCATTTGGATCTGGTCATACGGTGAAGAAGATAGGAGTCAGCCTTTTATGGGACAAATTTATATATGACACTGACTCTTTTATTGCGTGCAAGTCTGTCCCATATGCTTATTTTcttagagatgatgaagacgaAGACAAAGAATATGATGAAGATGACaacgatgatgatgatgatgatgatgaggaggaggaggaggaggaggaggaggacaatgacgacgacgatgatgaggatgatgatgaagacgGCGACGATGATCATGAGCCAGAAATCAAGTTCAGTGGCCTTTATGATGATGAGGCAGGACCAAGCCTTCACTCATCTGACCTCAATATTGAAATGAGAAGAATGAACATGGAAGAAAGCTGA